GGATCAACGCGAAGCGGGTAGAAGAGGGGGCCCATAATGTCGCGAGATTTTTTCAGAAAAATATCTCTTCGACCGCTGCTTTTCGGCTGCTCGGTCCGGCGGTTTCGCCACTTGAAAGAGTAAGGGGGAAATACCGCTGGCAGCTTCTTCTGAAAGCTTCTTCGAGCCAACTTTTGGGGAAGCTTTTACATGATGCTCACGAACGTCTTACCCCTCTTCTCCCTTCGGGAGTAAGATTGACAATTGACGTTGATCCCTTGAATCTCCTTTGACAACGAACAGTTTTTCCTTTTATCAAGATTAACGGAGTTTCGTCCCCCAAGATTCATGGGGGACTCGCTTCGCTCGGGGTGTGGCTCAGCCTGGTTTAGAGCGCTACGTTCGGGACGTAGAAGTCGGAGGTTCAAATCCTCTCACCCCGACAAAATTTCCCATTTTTTCAAAGACTTACATCTTTTGTGCCATCTCGAAACTTGTGCTCTCTCTCAAGACGATAATAGAATGATGCCACTTATGAGAATCCTCTGTCTCCTTCTTCTTGTACTTGCAGCGTGCGGGCACTCCTCTTCGCCCGTCGCTGACCTTCACGAAAAGGAAAAAGAAAAAATTCCGGAAATACAACTTCCGCCTTCTTCTCCCCCATCATCATCAGAAACAGTCGCATCCGCAAAAGCAAATGCCACATCCGCTCTTGCGATCAACATCGATGGGGCTGATTACTGGAGCCCTCAATGGACGTATGTCAACATTATGCATGCTTCGAGCAATTGGTTTCCTCAATGCAGTCCGTGGAGAACGGATGGAAATCAACAAGCATGTCTTGCGCTGGATCGCGATCCCAATCCTGCAAATAATTGGGATACAGGAGAACAGCTCGATTTAGATCAAGAGGGCTGGGTCCGCTCTCTTCCCCCCCTCAATGACACGCGTCGTATTTATCGATTCGCAACGGTCGTCATGTTTCTCGGAGCGCGAGGTCATTATCCGGCGGGGAAATATACTGTCCTTTATGATGGCGACGGCGTTATCGAGTACGGCGCTGATGCTGTTCAGGATGTAAGCGCTTCAACGGCAGGTCGTCATGTCTTTACGGTAACCACTCCAACAAACGGCGGCATCAAATTAACGATTACAAAAACCGATCTGCAACAAAATGGAAATTACATTCGGAATATTCGGGTGATTGTTCCCGGCGGCATTTGCAATGGAGATCCTCTCTCCCATCATAGAGACACAACAAGCTGTTCTGCTGCGGGCGATCGTTATCAATCTTTTGAAGAGATCCATGAACAGCAACTTTTTCATCCTCTTTTTCTCAAAAATTTGAGTCGTTTTAAAGCGCTTCGTCTGATGGCGTTTGCCTACACGAGCTACAGTAGCGTGGCAGACTGGAATGATCGTGCGCAGATGCAAGCTCATCGATGGAATCAATGGCATAAAGGACCACCACCGGAAATTTTTCTTCATCTTGCAAATAAAATCGTTGCAGATCCGTGGATCAATCTGCCGCACATGGCATCAGATGATTACATTCGTGAACTTGCGACACTCACGAAACAAATGTTGGGGGAGAAACAGAAAGTTTATCTCGAATATAGTAATGAAGTCTGGAACCACACCTATCCTTATAGCATCGCGGGCGATTACGTCGAACAAGAGGGACTCAGCCAATGGCCTCGTGTGACTCCTTTTGAAGCTCGACTCAATGCATACGCCAAACGAACGGTCGAAATGTGTCGCATCTGGAAACAGGTCTTTGTGGATGCGCCACAGCGTGTCGTGTGTGTGATGGGTTCTCAAGCAGGAAGCGATTGGGTCAGCGAACAAGTTTTATCTTGTCCACTTTATACTGCGGAAAATGGAAATATTCCTTGTGCAGATATCGTTGATGCCCTCGCTATTGCCCCTTATTTCGGCTTTCTCGTGGATGACGCTAAAGTCGCAACTGTACGATCCTGGATCAGAGAAGCTGACGGAGGAATGACCAAAGTGTTTGAAGATCTTCAGCGCGGTAATTTTCTTCAAACCGCTTTTGGATATATGGAAGAACACGCGCGAGTGGCTGAAGCCCACGATGTCGATCTGATTGCCTATGAAGGGGGACAACATCTGGTCGCGCTCGGGAATGTGCTGAACAACAGTTACCGTGACATTCACGATCTCCTTGCCAAAGCGAATCGCGATGAGCGTATGGGAGAACTCTACATGCAATATCTTGAAGGATGGAAAGAGCGAGGAGGAAAACTTTTTTCTCTCTTCTCCAATATTTCAACACCTGGACCGCATGGAAGTTGGGGAGCGCGTGAATTTGAAACCGACGATGAAGCAACGAAATGGAAAGCGATTCAGGAGTTTATGAATAACCATTCGCGATGGTGGGGAGAGTAACGAGGCCATTCCTCATTCGCTGCGATCCAGGGCCGTCCAGGGAAATCCACCGCAACCTGCACCAATATCTTCTTCATCAGCCTCGGCTTCAGAGTCAGCAACTTCCTGTAAGGTGTCGAGATTAAAATCGACAACACAATAGAAGAAAATATCATCAGCAGGTTCGGTCCAGACATAGATGCTATATTTGGCATCTGAATTCTGCGTCACCGCTCTATTGAGATCGTTATCGTAATTGACAATCGCTTCAATGGCAAAAGACTCCCATGCATCATTGCTAATAGTTTCCTCGGTGTCGAACTGATTTATCCACCTACCCACAATTTCAAGGTCATCCTGGCCCGGTTCTGGATCTGGTTCTGGATCCGGTTCTGGATCTGGTTCAGGATCTTCTTCATCATCCGCATCGTAGCAAGCCTTTCTCTGCTCCAGCGTCAGCGCTTCAAACTCTGCTTGCGTCATTTCTCCAAAGGTCTTTCCTCCAATGGTACAGACTTCATTTCTCTGTTCAAGGAGCCATTCAACGCTATCACAATTTTCAATATTATCTTCACCACAGTTGAGAATTCCCGCTCCAAAGAGAAGCACATCTTTTTCCTCTCCAAAGGATCCTGCGGTTCGAAAAACTGCCATCATATCTTCAAAATGACTTTCACAATCACTGACTCCGCAGGTACATTTATCGCCAAGCCCACTTTTCTTGATGGCAGCATATCCTGCTGTCAGAAAGTCAGAGACTGATCCCCCTTCATCTGGGTTTGCAAGTGCCCATTCTTCTTCAGAGTCAAACTCGGACGTATAGGCAGCAATTCCCACGGCATCAAACAGATCACCGTTTTCTTCAAATGTAAGTTTCATCTCATAAATCGATCCCAGATATTGTGTTGGGTCTGCCACCACACTATTCACAAAGGTCGCTGGTGGATATTCGATCAGCGCTTCCATCGCTTCATAGTCCTCATCACTAAACTCCTCATTGGCCGCTGTCGCTGCAAAACCACTGAGCGCAACATCTCCTAGTTGACCAATATACGTGCGAGCTGTGCTAAAGCCATTGATCAAACTATTGGCACTGATTCCCATGCTCGATCCTGCAATGGCTGCCACATCATCAAACCATTCCGCTTGCTCAATGTTCGGTTCAAAAAGGGAGGCAGTCCAGTCTCCCATATCGTCATAGCCGTAACTTGAGACATCCACGCCTCCTCCAATAGTACCTTGAAAGAGAGCTTTGAATTTGGCTGGCCCTGAAGCAACTTTGTCCGCACTGACATCTCCTTCATCAACTGCTTCAAAGGTTGTGCGCATTGCTTCCACTTGATGTTTCAATTGATCTAATGAAGAGAGGCCGGTTGTTGTTAAGACATCTTTGCTGAAATCTTTGATTCCTAACGAATAGGCAGTTAAATGAGTATTTGTATTCACATCGAGAGAAAACGTTGCGGAACTTGCCGTGGGAGTAACTGTGAGTACAGCGGCATTGTGAAGTGCAATCGCTTTGCCGCCTGAAGTTCCGGTGAGCTTACAGCCTAAAAAGACTTTCTGTTCTGCTGTTCCCGTGATGCCTAAATCACTTAACGTAAATCCAGAGATTGAAAAGGCTCCTGAAGCACTGGTCGTAGCCGTGGTTCCAACCTGAGTTCCAGCCTTGTTGTAACATTTCACTTCAAATCCTACAGCAACAATATCAGCGACCGTTGCAGTACTACCACCACCCTGCTGACATTGACTTCTGGCTTTTGTTACCGCTTTTGACGCTGAAGCGGAAATCGATCCTGACGAAGACGATCCTGGCGCTTTTCCCGTCCCTGAAATCACAAAAGCGCTTGAAGTAGGAGAAGAAGACGTCGCTGCTGGATCTACTCCTGCACCGCAACTGGTGAGAAGCGCTAACATTATAAGACTCAAGAAGATGTCATTTTTTTTCATCATACAGTCCCCTTACGACAGTGTTAAAAGAGCAAGGGCTGTGCCAGAGAAAAAATCTTATAACTATTTGATTTTTAAATGTTTAATATGGTTTTAGCATGGGTGCATTTCGTTTTTTTGACGAAAAAATTTGACACTTCATTTCTTTCTTGACTTTAGCTTCAATAATCTTAATTAATTCTGAATTCTTTAACTTTTACTTAAAAAAATAATATGAATCGCCCTCTTGACCTTATTGACCAGTCTCTTCTTGAACTTTTGCAGGCCAATGGTCGCATCAAGCAAAATGCGCTGGCTGAAAAAACCGGTCTTTCGGTTCCGGCAGTGGGAGAGCGACTCAAAAAATTAGAAGAGTTGGGGATCATTACCGATTATCGCGCGATTCTGAATTATCGAAAATTGGGATTTGATGTGACCGCATTTATCGCCGTAACGGTTGACTCTTCTCATCATTACAAACTTTTTCTTCAAAAAGTCGAAAGCACCCACGAAATTATGGAGTGTCATGCGATCACGGGTGAAGGGACTCATCTCCTCAAAGCAAGAACAGAAAATACTTCTGCCCTGGAAAAACTTTTGGCCCACATTCAATCGTGGCCGGGAGTTGTCACCACGCTTACTCGTGTGGTCCTTTCATCTCCAAAAGAAACAACGCACATTCATATTCAACAAAAAAATCATCTCACCCCTCAAGGAGGAAGCGATGTCGATTGAAAAAGCATTAGCGCTTGCGGAAAAAACAGGAACAAAAATGGTCGACTTTAAATTTGTCGACATGCCGGGCCTTTGGCAACATTTCTCGGTTCCTTTAAATGAACTCACTCCTGACTCCTTCAAAGATGGCTTTGGCTTTGATGGCTCTTCCCTTCGCGGGTGGCAGCCGATTCACGCTTCCGACATGCTCATTCTTCCCGATCCGACAACCGCAACGATTGATCCTTTTATGGGAATACCCACCATGAGTCTTATTTGCGATGTCGTCGATCCTCTAACACGTGAACCTTACAGTCGCGATCCACGAAACATTGCCAGAAAAGCAGAAAGCTATCTCAAGTCCACGGGACTCGCTGATGTCTGTTACATTGGCCCAGAACCTGAGTTTTTTATTTTCGACAATATCCGTTTTGATCAAGGGGTGAACGAAGGGTACTATCATATCGATTCCGATGAAGGTCATTGGAATAGCGGCGCCAATGACAAACCAAACTTAGGGTATAAACCGCGCGCTAAAGAAGGTTATTTTCCGGTAGCACCGACCGACTCGCTCCAAGATCTCCGCACCGAGATGGTGTTGGAAATGCAAAAGATCGGCATTCACATCGAGTGTCAACATCATGAAGTCGCAACTGCTGGACAGTGCGAGATCGACATGCGCTTTGCGCCACTTCTGAAGATGGGCGATCAGATGATGTGGTTTAAATATATTATTAAGAATGTCGCGCGCCGTTATCACAAAACAGTAACGTTTATGCCGAAACCTCTTTACGGAGATAACGGCAGTGGCATGCATACGCATGTGAGTCTCTGGAAAGAGGGAAAACCTCTTTTTGCTGGAAATGGATACAGTGGGCTGTCCGAAATGGCGCTTCATTTTATCGGTGGCATTATTAAAAATGCACCAGCGCTTCTTGCGTTCACCAATCCAACGACAAATTCCTATCGTCGTCTTGTACCTGGTTATGAAGCTCCGATTCGACTTGCCTACTCAAGTCGTAATCGTTCCGCAGCGGTGCGCATTCCGATGTATTCCAATAGTCCCAAAGCAAAGCGTATTGAATTCCGTACTCCTGATCCTTCCTGCAATGGCTATCTTGCGTTTGCAGCAACTCTCATGGCGGGTCTCGATGGCATTGCCAATAAAACTGATCCCGGAAAACCGGTTGATGAAAATATTTACAAGCTTCCGGAAGCAGAGCTCGCACGCATTGCAGGATGCCCAGCATCACTTGATGAAGCGCTTTCGTGCTTGAAACAAAATCATGAATTTTTACTTCGCGGAAATGTCTTCACGAAAGACCTTATTGAAACCTGGATTGATTACAAGATGGAAGCAGAGGTCCAACCGATGCGGCTACGTCCGGTGCCCTACGAATTTAATTTATATTATGATATTTAAGTTTTTGCTTTCGCGAAAAGCGAAAACGAATCACACGCCATCCGCAGAGATTCACAAGGATGAAGAATACAGAGAAGAAATCAGGGGAAGCAGAAGCCTGCATCGAACAGCCTCCGGAAGAATTTTTTTTACCATTCAACGCTTGTGTACTTGGAGCAAGAAGGCCACTGCTCGGAATCGTTTGAAGCGCTATTTCGATTGCTTTATAAACATCAAGTTTTCCATAGCCCCAGGCATCATTCGGAACTTCTCCCACCGTTTCATCTTTTGCCGCGCTTGCGATTAAAATATGTTTTACATCGCTTGCGGTAAAGGCGGGGTTGACTGAAAAAATAAGAGCTGCAGCACCTGAAACAAAAGGAGCTGCCATACTGGTACCCGCATCCAAAACATGATCCCCATCTGGCATCATCATATGAGCATCGGGATGACTCTCGTGCGAGAGAGTTGAGGCAATCATTCCTCCTGGCGCTACGAGTTCAGGTTTCACGCCCACACGGCCAGGATCTGCTGAAGGGCCAACACTTGAAAAATCGAGAAGTTTTCCAAGAGCAAATTCGACTTCACAGCACTGTTCATCTTTTTTCCATGAAGTACGCGTCGCATAGGCTCCGACTGCAATCACCTCTTTTGCCGTCGCAGGAATGGCAATCGTCATCTGACGATCACCAGGGATATATGTCCATGCTTGCCCCTGTTCTCCTTCCAGGGTTGTAAAATTGACCGCTCGCGCTGGTCGGTCGGGATAGAGCCACGCATCTACATGGCCTTTTCCTTCGAGAATAAGATCAAAACTAAAATCCTCATGCTCTGAAAACGAAGAAGAGAGAAAAATACTGATGCCAATATGCGCTTTTTTATTGAGAGGATTTTCTTTTTCCGTTGCGTTGATCTGATACGAAATATTTCCATCCAAAAAATCTCCTGAAGTCATCTCTCCCAGTTTCACCTTTCTACTTTGTGTGATGAGTGAACTTGTTGACGGGTTTCCTTTATGAAGCGCAAGACTGATTTGAAGTTCACTTCCCGAAGAGGCCCAGGTATCAAGATAAATAAGATTTCCCGAAAAATCTTCGCGTGTTGAAAAATGAAATGCTTTTAACCCCTGAACTTCAGTTGAAGCATGCAAGCCTGAAAAGGCTTCGTCCTGGATCGTTTCATTTCCTGCAGAAGCCACCAGAGCACGGCCAGGTCTTGCAGCGACAAGACTATCCAGACATTGTTCAAAAAGAGAAGTTCCATCATGTGCTCCAATATGCGTCCCCAAACTTAAGTTCACCACCGCCGGCATTCCTAATTTTTCTGCTTTTTTGAAAATGTAATAAACCGCTTCACAAATGGTGGTCGAAAAGAGCGCCGTGGCATAACCATTCGCCACTTCAATTTCCGAACGATAACGAACGACGATGAGATTCGCATCCGGCGCAACACCACCATAAGTGCCATGTCGCGCCGTAGCTGTTCCCGCAATATGCGTTCCATGTCCAACAGGATCATGAAAGGAACAACTTCCTTCTGAAAGCATTGTTGGTGTACATTCATGTCCGTAGGACGCAATCAGTTCTTCGGGAGGTGTCCCTTCTTCTTTTTGATCCCACGTTGCAATGACGCGACTTTTCCCTTGAGCATCATGAAAATCAGGATGCGACAGATCGAGTCCTGTATCGACAATACCGATAATCGTTCCCGCTCCTGTATAGCTTTGAGGAATCTCCACTCCCTCGTGAACGAGTTCTGCATTGATATCCGAAAGAGCGAGATCATTTTTCATCATCATCGGCTTCGCTGCTTCAACATACTCAACTTCATCACGTTCTTGAAGTTGAGAGAGTAGAGAAGCCGGAAGACGAACACTCAGAATATTTCCGGCAATAAATCGAACTTCACCTCTGTTTTCTTCAACCCATTGCGATAGACGTTCAGGATCGGAGCTCCGAATAAAAGCGAGAATCAAAGAAGAGGAAGAAGAGATACTTTTCGACGAAGAAAGGGAGAGAGCTTGTGAAGAAAAAACCTGAAATGCCGGATCGAGCTTTGAAGAAGCACCTGCCAAAGCAGAAAAAAGAAAAAACATATTGAAAATCAAGAATATAGAACGGTTCAATCTCACACGAATTCCCCATGGAAAGGCTTCATGACATTATCGAGCGACATCGCAAAAAGTTGCGCCACCATTCTCCCTTGTAATGTGTTGCATCTCTCATCATGGAAATGATATTCTCCTCAATCTTTAACATTTCTTCTTTGGGGGATTTTATGAAAAAAATTATGGTATCGATTCTTTTGGTAGGCTTCTTCGGCATTTCCTGTTCAGAGAAGCTCACTCGTTCTTCAGGAGGAGATGCAGCGATCGTAAACGGCATCGCCATCAGTCATCAAGAACTTGATGAAGCGGCGAAGACTCAACTCCAACGCGTGGAAACACAAATCTATCAAATCAAAAATGATGTCCTTGAAAATCTCATTGAACAAAAACTCATCGAAGCAGCCGCAAAAAAAGAAAACATGAGCGCAGAAGATTATCTCAAACGTGAAGTTGAGGCTAAAATTAAAGAACCAACAGAAGAAGAGCTCAAAAAACTGTACGAATCTCGTCCTGCAACGATGAAAGAATCATTTGAGCAGCTCAAAGATCAGATCACTCAATACGTGAAAAATAATCAGCAAGCACAAGAACATCGAAAACTGATCGCGAATTTAA
This region of Deltaproteobacteria bacterium RIFCSPHIGHO2_02_FULL_44_16 genomic DNA includes:
- a CDS encoding type I glutamate--ammonia ligase — encoded protein: MSIEKALALAEKTGTKMVDFKFVDMPGLWQHFSVPLNELTPDSFKDGFGFDGSSLRGWQPIHASDMLILPDPTTATIDPFMGIPTMSLICDVVDPLTREPYSRDPRNIARKAESYLKSTGLADVCYIGPEPEFFIFDNIRFDQGVNEGYYHIDSDEGHWNSGANDKPNLGYKPRAKEGYFPVAPTDSLQDLRTEMVLEMQKIGIHIECQHHEVATAGQCEIDMRFAPLLKMGDQMMWFKYIIKNVARRYHKTVTFMPKPLYGDNGSGMHTHVSLWKEGKPLFAGNGYSGLSEMALHFIGGIIKNAPALLAFTNPTTNSYRRLVPGYEAPIRLAYSSRNRSAAVRIPMYSNSPKAKRIEFRTPDPSCNGYLAFAATLMAGLDGIANKTDPGKPVDENIYKLPEAELARIAGCPASLDEALSCLKQNHEFLLRGNVFTKDLIETWIDYKMEAEVQPMRLRPVPYEFNLYYDI
- a CDS encoding AsnC family transcriptional regulator, with amino-acid sequence MNRPLDLIDQSLLELLQANGRIKQNALAEKTGLSVPAVGERLKKLEELGIITDYRAILNYRKLGFDVTAFIAVTVDSSHHYKLFLQKVESTHEIMECHAITGEGTHLLKARTENTSALEKLLAHIQSWPGVVTTLTRVVLSSPKETTHIHIQQKNHLTPQGGSDVD